One Ostrea edulis chromosome 6, xbOstEdul1.1, whole genome shotgun sequence genomic window, GTACCTATAACATATACTGAATGATTTCATATGAGGGCAGTATGTACATAGTACCTATAACATATACTGAATGATTTCATATGAGGACAGTGTGTACACAGTACCTATAACATATACTGAATGATTTCACATGAGGACAGTGTGTACACAGTACCTATAACATATACTGAATTTGTATCAACATACAACTTTTCCCAAACAATTCTTACCTGGCCTGTCTTCTCCAAAGTCTCATCTACTCCGATAAACTCATAGTACTCGTCCACATGCTTGTCCTTCTGGGAGTTGTAGGGCGGGATGACGGGTCCCAGTTTAGGGTTGGTCTTGGAATAGTCAGTGGAAATACTACTGACAGCTCCACAGTCCAGAACGAAGCCCTTCTCTTTCTCCAGGAGAGCGtccgggggtggggtggagggGGTGCGGTAAATCTTATTCTCCCTACCTTTCTCTGAGGCTGAACTGGACGGCATGATTGGAGGAACCTGCCAAAGATATTGTATGGAGTCGTTTTATACAGGTGATAATCCTGCAATCTACGAGATCAATCCGCTCTGTAACGGTAGCAGGTAAATCGACCCGCCTGTCATAAAGCTAGCGAAGGCATTAATATTTTATGTAATCTTTATTCATTCAACTCAAATATGAATTAACCTTGTTTAAGATTGCCTGTGAACACTTTATTTACACGAAACCCGAATTTCCTTAATTAGTTGTCGCTTCACTTACCTTGGTTGCTATGAGTGTAAACTCTCGGGACGCTCACCTCGAGACGTCAGGCTTCCAATcaaaataattcttttaaatttaGTTGAAGTTTAGTTTAGATCATCTGTGTTTTAAATCCTACTGTTTGGGGGCCTTTAGGGGGATTTAAGCCGTTCAAAACTTCGAACAATGACGTTTAATGTGGACAGATCTGGGGTGCTCAGGGTAGCGCGTCCATCCACGCACTAGTATTTAAATCTTTTTGTGGATTCTATTTCTTAGTTtgtttaatttacatttaatcGCCAGTTATCACAAGAAAACTTCTTCAAGGGTTTGTGAGATAAAAGTCACACATCTTTTGGGTTGATAAGCACACACGGGGAATGAGTATCGATAATATCTAATTCCGCACTCCCGCGCTCTTTAAACAAGAGTATACAACATGGGCTTGTTTATTATCACAAGGCATTTCAAACACCAAACACACACTTCCATCCAAAGACATACAAGCCTGTTTTAATTGTGTTTAGTGAAATTTaagtatatagatatattttacacTATTTTACACTTCAGCGCCCAACGGTTCAGGTACCTATATAATTCAAACGCAGTCCACAGCCTGTGTCTCCACTAGTTCACGCGATATAGAGCATCGATGTGCTCTTAGTTCACACATTAATATGCATTAAAGTACGCCTTGTTCACACGATATCAGTATCATAacatagcaaaaaaaaaaaaaaaaaaaaaaaaaagaaaaaaaaaaacaacaaaaaaaaaaacaaaaaaaaaaaaaaacccacccagaAATCATAGAGTGCAATTTCACAATAATCTAGAGTTTATCGGCGGAACGAGTCCATTCAGTGAAATTGATAATccatatatgtaaagtattcagATCAAAGGCAAATGATAATTTAATCCTAAAGAATAGGTCACGTCAATGACAATGGTAGGTCACGTCAATGACAATGATAACTGATTCATAAAGAATAGGTCACGTCAATGACAATGATAATTCAATCATAAAGAATAGGTCACGTCAATGACTATGATAACTGATTCATAAAGAATAGGTCACGTCAATGACAATGATAACTGATTCATAAAGAATAGGTCACGTCAATGACAATGATAACTGATTCATGCAAGATATTTACCAAATGCAATTGTCATTTAATCAAACATGCTTTCTTATGAATGACAAAGTGACTTCAAATTGATAACCGATATATGTGAGATATTCATAATTTACGATAGATGATAAATGGCAATATGCAAGATAAGATTTATTATTAATGCCCAGTTAACTATTAGTAAACAAGACCACATGACGTTTTTCACATGTCTGGAAATGATCCCACGGACAAAATAGCCATAgacatttgatgtgaaattgTAGTGAAAAATGCATTACGTCAACTAACAATCACtcagtactgacaaacaagttgatggtacaggggtttcaacagtctcgattgcagtcagcatttcgcaaattctatggtcgttataacgatctagttcgtcaatacaacctatcattgggttaaatgctgtctgacgtgtttcataccgattgttaggccgttcttggcacactgattttgactacggataactcctttacctgatcaggatatagggctcaaggcgggtgtgaccggttgacaggggctgcttactcctcctaagcaacTGATCCCActcctggtgtgtccaggggtccatgtttgcccaaatatctattttgtattgcttatgggagttatgagattgatcactgttcgttatcttcacctttcagtagCGGAGTAAAAGAAGCAAGTGATAAATAGAGAAATACTGAGACTGTGTGTTcaatgttggaattcccatgagcacgaattgtgctcctttgttagctgacctgtttctatattcgtatgaatttattcaaaaacttatacgcgagaagaaatctcttgctctggccttcaattcgacatttagatacatgtatatcgatgaaattttgtctattaacattgataactttcattcatatgtcaattcgatatatctctgtgagttcgaaataaaaaataaaaaacaccacagagtcgtccacttatgcttcatacttagatattttattgaaagtagacattaacggcaaactgacaactcaacagTATGCcgaacgggatgatttcagcttctccattgtcaacttcccatctttatgtagcaatattctattatcacctgtatatggtgtttatatctctcaactgattcgatacgcaagagcttgttctgcatatagtcattttttaaatcgaggcaagctactgacaaacaagttgatggtacaggggtttcaacaatctcgattgaagtcagtatttcgcaaattgtatggtcgttataacgatctagtttgtcaatacaacctttcattgggtcaaatgctgtcttgacgtgtttcataccgattgtttgaccgttcttggcacactgattttgactacggataactccgttaacctgattaagatatggtgctcacggcgagtgtgaccggtctacaggggatgcttactcctccaaggcatctgatcccacctctggtgtgtccagaggtctgtgtttacccaactatctattttattttgcttatagaagttacgagattgatcactgttcgttttcttcacctttcatacatgtacatatataattgatGGTGATAATGACAATGATGAAAAAGTCAgcagagggacgttaaacggTATAGAACGAAACAGCATCTTGGAAAGGGTAAGAATCAAACCAATGTGACCACCTCATTAGGTCTTGTGATTAGGTAAGATAAAATAAAACCCTACCACTTTTTCCAATAGGATACATTATAGTCAAGGACTTTGTCGTTACAATGAAATGAGAATTACGTTGCtgaatattttgagaaaaagtaTTGAATCAATCGAGTAACATTAATGATATTCCAAagaaaattgtttgaatttgaTAACTTGACAATTTCCTGCAATCTACAaatttgtttccatggtaacccATAGAGCTAACCGGCTATCATAAGCATTTAGATAAAAGGACAGCAgaaatattattaaaatttatattttcatttgatgcAAAATACGATGAACTTTATATTTAGTGCATACATGTTTTGGGCGTATAAAGCTTTATATACATTCAGGAAATCATATTCCATTAAGGGGAAGTAATTAGTTTGAAAGAACACTTGAATAAACAAGGAACAATATTTGAAATCTGGGATTTAATATATCATCATTTCAAGCAAATAAAATCTTACGAGGAATGTAATATTATGGAGTCATTGTTTACTTTAGTACTTCATGTCTACTATGCTCAATTTGGAAATAGTTTATctttctttagaaaattacggacagacaaacaaacagcTAGTCAAGTCTTCATTCCGAGAGTatagaaataatattacaatGAACTAAAAATAAACACTGACCCCGACGTGATTCGAACACGCAACCTTCT contains:
- the LOC125647970 gene encoding uncharacterized protein C17orf98-like — encoded protein: MPSSSASEKGRENKIYRTPSTPPPDALLEKEKGFVLDCGAVSSISTDYSKTNPKLGPVIPPYNSQKDKHVDEYYEFIGVDETLEKTGQNEGGTSIEGPVSDYFHDKGTGFQYLSLRNQFGAGHSGETTDGHAQFMQGVQPVIGYNGKFGYRRNTPWLRKDPSPFGTGSRSATH